In the genome of Haloplasma contractile SSD-17B, the window GTATCTTCTGTTACATCTTCAGCTTTTATTTCTCTACCGTCTTTGCTACGAAAGCCAGCTTCTTTGAAATGGGCAAATATATAGTTTGTAATTGCAATCTCATTAAAGTCATTTGGGAGATTGCCATAAATCGTAAATCCTAGTTTACTCAGTTCCTCTTCATTTAATTCTGCAAACCCTGTTATGCTTTGAATGTAATACTCATGCCCTAATTTACTCTGACTAAGTAAATGATCATGAAATCTAAACCCTTCTTCATGATGCCTGCCGGTCGAGTAGATTGGACTAACCTCTATACCTAGTTCGTTTTCAATATAGTCAAGATCTGTTTTAAACATGGTGGTATCACGATACCACGTATGATCACTCCATTCATCATCTATCTCAACTCTCTTAGAAAACGAGACATTTTGAACATTACTATCTATAATGGAATTCACAGTAGCATCCACCTTATCATAAGACCCCATTGTATCGGCAAGTCCAAATAAAGTAAATGAAATCATTGATAATAAGATTGTGAAAAATAATCGAATGGGTCTCCCACGTAAACCACTTGCACCTACTTTTACTGCATCTTTAATAGGTAATCGTGACTTAATCAGTTTAAATGGATTCTTTTCATTTAATGATAAAAAGCCCTTTGGATCCGTAGGCTTAAACACTTCTTTATTCCCTTCATCATCAATTCGTGCAATTTTCTTTATATCACTATTAGTTTTTTGATCAATTGATATGATGACATCTTGAGAGGAATTTTCTATATAGTTATTTATTAACTCAACATCCTCAGATGTTAATTTATAACCCTTCTTCACACTTATAAATGAATCATCAACAATGTTGAGTCCTGCGGATTTTTCAGTCGGTTTTTCTAACGTTTTTTCAATATCACTAATAACTTCTCCATCAGCAAATTCAATCACTCGATCTCCATATTGCTCTGCGAATTCTCGATCGTGGGACACAACGATCACTAATTTATCTTGTGATAACTTTTTAAGTGTCTTAAACACTTGAATTCCTGTTTTACTATCAAGTGCACCAGTAGGCTCATCAGCCATGATAATTTCTGGATTCTTTACAAGGGCACGAGCAATTGCAACACGTTGCTTTTGTCCACCTGATAATTCATTGGGCTTTCTCACTCCAAAACCAATCATGTCGACTTCTTCCATGATTCGATTGATTTCTTCATCTGTGGCCCTTTTTCCTTGAAGTTCTAGAGCTAACCCTATATTAGCCCCAACTGTAAATTCTTCTAAAATGTTATATTCTTGAAATATAAACCCTAAATACGTGTTTCGATAACTATCAAAATCACTTTGTCTAAAATCCTTAGAGGATTTGCCTTTAATGATGATTTCTCCGCTATCAGCTTGATCGAGTCCTCCCATTATATTTAATAAGGTTGACTTTCCACTTCCTGACTTTCCTAAAACAAAGACCATACCTTTATCTTGGAATTGTAGACTGACATTATCTAATGCCGTTACTGGTACGCCTTTTTTGGGTTTATACCGTTTTGTAATATTTTTAATTTCTAACATATACCGAACCTACTTTCTAATGAATGATTCATAAATTAATAGCCCCGTCTTATTATATACTAAAATGGGTTTATTTTCCATAAGAAACAGTTTTATTTAAATATTTCATACCATCATCTGAATTTACTATAAATTAAAAGGTTCTCCCCTACTAATTGTAGGAGAGAACTTAAATAAAGGGATCTATTAAATATAGAAGATGACGAGAATAAGTGTATCATATAACATTTGTTATTATTTTACCTTGTATTAATTAACAAAACAACAAGTATCGTTTGGCAATAATTCAACTGTTTTAAAAATCATTTTAAGTTCTTCAAATATAGGATTGCTTAAATTCGTATATAAAATTTTTGATTGCTCTAATTTATCTAATAGTGCTTGCTTTCCGGATTCGGTTTCCATGTTTGGATCAATTTTTTGACCTAATGCACCTGTTGTTATGACAACACTATTACTTAAATCAACATTAATTTCGTTTGGAAAATTACCGAATATAAAGGTAACATTTCTTTCATTACAATTAAAGAAGTGCTGACAATACATCTTGTTATCGATCCCGATATATTGATAATCCTTACAAAAAAGTTCGCTCTGCGTCGCTTTATGACACCCAATATCGATTATATGGTCTATTTCCACTCTTTGCATACGTTTTTTTAGATGTCTATACACTGTATAGTAAAAGTCATTAATTACTGATAACTTAAACACTTTATTGCCTTTCCATTTGTATAAATTACCATAACAGCGCTCATTGTACCACTCTTTTACACCACGATGTTCTTTGTTTTCTATCTTCTTTAATACTCTTTTTATAAAATAAGATCTAGGTTTGGGATGCTTTTTCAAATAAACCCCTCCTTCTTAATTTGATATCATATAATTATATAATATAAAATTAAGATTTATGTACGGATCAGTTTTAATTCCTGAAAATAACCTGTTCATTTACGTATTTTACTATGCTTCTACATTTAAATAATTCATTGAAATCTCATCTTCTTTGGGATTAACCATCTATTACCTAAGACTTCTTACTCGAATCCAAATAAAATTGGAAACACAAACACAACAATTGCTATCCATACTGCATAAATGGTTAAATAAGCGGTCTGCCATCGTTCAATTTTTATAAATTCAATCTTCCCTCTAAAATAACAGATGTATAGCCATAAAAGTCCGATTAGATTACCTAGTAGTACAATATTTTCACCTAGTGCTGCTAATTTATTAGGCGTAACACCGTATTCTGATAATCGAAATACAATCGCAGATAAGGCGACCCCATCTATTATTAAAGCAGTTGTGATTAAAGCGACATTTAAATAGTCAAAGATCCCTGATGTTTCGTGCATTTTTCTTGCTGAAATAATATATAAAACCATCCCAAGTACTAATACTAACATTAAATCAAAAGCAATCAGGAAGTTACGATCAAGAAATGGACTTTTTCCTGTAAAGATTATTACGGCTAAAAAGGTCACCATTGTAATTAAAAATAATGGACTAAATAGTTTAGCAAGAATAGGTGCAAAATTTTCCACTATACTTTTTTTTGTTTCAACTAAATACATTGTTGTGATAGCTGCAGCACAACCTGCGTAAATAACTAAAGTCTCAATAATAGGTTCACTAACATCAACTGATATTGCCTCAAATAAAATCATAGTAAAGGCCATTAACACAATCAGACCAAACAATATTAAGCTACCATAGATTACACTCTCACCTGTAAACCGTATAAAGTTCATTCTCTCCTTGTTCGCTTTCCATTTAAGACCCATATATGCCACTCCAGTTACGAGCCACAATAGGATTGGTAGATGTAGTGCAGTTAAAGTCTCAGTATGATTAGGAACACGTGAAGGAAACTGATTTATTATAAATGCTGTTAAGGCAAATATTCCTAGAACGTAACTAAGAAGTTTCTTATCTGTTCCACGATTGAATACAAAAAATAGTGCAATAAATGGTAAAATAAAGAAACTAAAATTTTTAATAACAAATAAATCTTCATTCCAGAAGTCGAATAGAGTGGCTACCCTTGTAACGGTACCGGCTAACAAAGAAAGAATAATGACTAATAAAATATCACGACGAGTTTGTTTCTGGTCAGTATCGCTTAAATCTACTATTAAATGTTTCCATAACGTATCCGTATTTATCTTTGAGAACTCTTTGGATAAAGAATTCACGTTACCTAAACGCTTTACACTTATTATAAATGCCTCGTCACGAGACAGTCCTTTCTCTATAAGTTCATCAATCTGATCACGTAAATGATTCTCAAGTTCTAGAATATCATCTTCATTTAGTTTTCCACTTGAACGCAAGTGGTCAGTCCAAGAATTTATATTTAATTCTAAATCAAACATCAATCATTCCTCCTTATTCAATTGTTTTTTCAGATTTCCTTAGATAATGTATTATGAACTAATTCCCATTGCTTTTTTTGATTCTCTAATTCTTCTAAGCCATCTTCCTTCAAACGATAATATTTTCGCTTTCGGCCATTATTGGCTTTCTTCCAGTAGGACTCAATAAACTCATTTTTCTCTAACCGATGTAACACGGGATATAACATTCCCTCCGTCCAAACAAGTTCATTATTTGAAAGTTCTTTTACCTTTTTAATGATATCATACCCATAACTATCCTCTTTTTTTAAAATAGTCAAAATAAGTGGTGTAGCTGATGCTGCTATTAAATCCTTTGATATATCCATAAGCACCTCCTATACATAGAACTACTATGTATAATTAGTATACCTATAACATCTAGGTATGTCAATTGTAACTTTTCTCAAGTAAAAAACATTTCATAAGGTGAATCACTATTAGTTTAATTTATATTCAATCTATCACTAGTTTATTGTACGTTTTAATCTCAGATAAATAAAAAATTCGAGAATAATTAAATGTTCTCGAATTTTTATTATAGTCAAAATTGAAAATAAAGCCCTCTATTTCGAATCAGTTCATAACGACTTTAATTGATTTAAATCAGTTTGACGATTATAGGTATATAAAAGTTCCATATAACCATTTACCGTTTCTGGATTAACGGAAAGATGATCTCCTGGAACAGGTGGCAGCCCATCTGCATCTTCCTGTTTAAAAACTGTTTTTCCGGGTTCGACATAGCGACCTTCAGGAATTTTCACTCCACCTGTAATATTAGCACCATGCATAATCACACAATTTGGACCGATTTCTGCATCAAAAATGGATACATGTTGCCCTATAAACGTATTTTTTCCTACCCTACAAGGACCATGAACCGCTGAACCATGTAGTATACTAACTTCTCCATCGATATGAACTGACCACCTATAGGCTCCTACCTTAACAAACTGATTAGGTTGACCGTGTATCAAACAGTGATCATGTATACTTGTACCAGGTCCAATAAAAAATGGACTTCCATAATCTGCACGAATTATATTATGAAAACCAATGAAAACCGGACCTTTAATCGTTACATCACCTACAACTGCACTACCAGGTCCAACAAACACATCAGAGTAAAATTTTGGATCGGTAGTATAGTGAACATGAGATGTAACAGGATTTTTTGTAATTATTGCACTATTTGCACTAGTCACTGAATTTTGCATGTAATACCTCCTTGTTTTGAAACAGTATTTCATAGGTATAATATGCATCCATATGGGTTAGTGAGACTAGTGCAACTTTTAATTCATCGGTATAAACTAAATCCTTTATCACATCAAAAAAGATCTAAGCAACATTTACTCAGACCCTTTTTGATAGGTTCTAGATGACTTATAATCGTTCTCTAACTATTTTTTCTACTTCATTCTCCTCAGGAAATCGTTCTAATTCTTTTTTAGAAAATATCAATTCATCATCGAACTTCACTTCATATACTCCTCCTGAAGATGGAATCAAGTTAAATGAAGTAATTGATTGTGGGTGTCTCTCAAGAACTCGCTCTGCAAGGCCAACTGCCTTGTTTAAATAGCCTCACATTGTACAATATTCGATAGAAATCGTGTGCATAAAAAAACCTCCTCTGATTATTTAAAATATAGATGTTACATTTATTTAGTTTTTACTTTCTAATCTATTTTATCCTATTCTTCCAATTTTATAAAATCATGTGCATTTTAATCATCTATCACTATAGCATCTAAACTGCAGAACAAATAACATCCGACTATTACAGAAAACTTGTAAACTTCAGCTTAAATCAATAATTTGCAGAACAGTAAATTGATTTCGAAGAAAATACTATAGTCATTTAAAATAAATTGAAAAAACCTTTTATTTTTTTTATTTTTGCCATTTAATTGTTACACGTTGTTTTATACTCAATTAAAAAAAAGCATTGATTCGACCTCCTCTGAGACAATCAATGCTTATTCTTCTAATTTAAAATTAAATACGTTTATTAATAGTTTCACTGTACTATGCTATTTGAGTTAAATCTCTTACAACTTCACTAGCTGCAATTAAACCTGTAGTAGATGGAACAAACGAATTACTTCCTGGTATATCCCGTCTTATTGTACACGTTCTTTTTGCTGCCTGTGGACATATACAGTTTGTTCTACAACTATTCCCTTTGTCTTTAAATAATTCAAGAGGTTTTTCAGTTGAATAAATAACTTTTAATTTCTTTACTCCTCTTTTCCTTAACTCTCTTCTCATTACTCGAGCGAGTGGACACATGGATGTTTTATAAATATCAGTTATTTCTAGCTTAGTAGGATCCATCTTATTACCTGCACCCATTGCACTGATAATTGGAACATTCGCTTCCTCTGCCCTTAATACTAATTCTATTTTTGCGCTTATGGTA includes:
- a CDS encoding ABC transporter ATP-binding protein/permease; this translates as MLEIKNITKRYKPKKGVPVTALDNVSLQFQDKGMVFVLGKSGSGKSTLLNIMGGLDQADSGEIIIKGKSSKDFRQSDFDSYRNTYLGFIFQEYNILEEFTVGANIGLALELQGKRATDEEINRIMEEVDMIGFGVRKPNELSGGQKQRVAIARALVKNPEIIMADEPTGALDSKTGIQVFKTLKKLSQDKLVIVVSHDREFAEQYGDRVIEFADGEVISDIEKTLEKPTEKSAGLNIVDDSFISVKKGYKLTSEDVELINNYIENSSQDVIISIDQKTNSDIKKIARIDDEGNKEVFKPTDPKGFLSLNEKNPFKLIKSRLPIKDAVKVGASGLRGRPIRLFFTILLSMISFTLFGLADTMGSYDKVDATVNSIIDSNVQNVSFSKRVEIDDEWSDHTWYRDTTMFKTDLDYIENELGIEVSPIYSTGRHHEEGFRFHDHLLSQSKLGHEYYIQSITGFAELNEEELSKLGFTIYGNLPNDFNEIAITNYIFAHFKEAGFRSKDGREIKAEDVTEDTIVGEQLRLNNEIYTITAIVDTQIDENRYGYLKDGRMGDGFVDYFQIQEFNTVVRYGYHALGFVQPGFIEHKIKNNLGLSVRDMGYLELQGEEHFSATVSHIVRQSDLTDDQIYLLDPNKKSLSSSEILLDANRAIELIKLHNIELPEDEQFDFITTYSDLIQYTVDQAYKEYAKNHYEEAYRQGFSPDEVLGLVHYDEFGNVIDDYEYSDDEKIRYYEEYIRHFKHDQRFIMDDTNFANFESQIRETFIKEHDLLSYINSDDLNFILHGFIESPYSSGIEKEMEPVVAGFFFPSDYMTGDGYYGPINYIVVDDEFYKQFNEHAPGPYSWAIAEMPDDEQGIREVVEFRYNDGADGVEYKLNNAVSYLLDQVNDFIEQGSKVFFYIGVGFAVFSALLLFNFITASIASKKREIGVLRALGARSSDVFSIFFSESLIIALINFVLALILTIGVIIYINTYLRGEYGLLITFLNFGIRQFFLMLVVSTGVALIASFIPVYRIAHKKPIDAIKNR
- a CDS encoding permease prefix domain 1-containing protein → MFDLELNINSWTDHLRSSGKLNEDDILELENHLRDQIDELIEKGLSRDEAFIISVKRLGNVNSLSKEFSKINTDTLWKHLIVDLSDTDQKQTRRDILLVIILSLLAGTVTRVATLFDFWNEDLFVIKNFSFFILPFIALFFVFNRGTDKKLLSYVLGIFALTAFIINQFPSRVPNHTETLTALHLPILLWLVTGVAYMGLKWKANKERMNFIRFTGESVIYGSLILFGLIVLMAFTMILFEAISVDVSEPIIETLVIYAGCAAAITTMYLVETKKSIVENFAPILAKLFSPLFLITMVTFLAVIIFTGKSPFLDRNFLIAFDLMLVLVLGMVLYIISARKMHETSGIFDYLNVALITTALIIDGVALSAIVFRLSEYGVTPNKLAALGENIVLLGNLIGLLWLYICYFRGKIEFIKIERWQTAYLTIYAVWIAIVVFVFPILFGFE
- a CDS encoding PadR family transcriptional regulator, which produces MDISKDLIAASATPLILTILKKEDSYGYDIIKKVKELSNNELVWTEGMLYPVLHRLEKNEFIESYWKKANNGRKRKYYRLKEDGLEELENQKKQWELVHNTLSKEI
- a CDS encoding LbetaH domain-containing protein, with the protein product MQNSVTSANSAIITKNPVTSHVHYTTDPKFYSDVFVGPGSAVVGDVTIKGPVFIGFHNIIRADYGSPFFIGPGTSIHDHCLIHGQPNQFVKVGAYRWSVHIDGEVSILHGSAVHGPCRVGKNTFIGQHVSIFDAEIGPNCVIMHGANITGGVKIPEGRYVEPGKTVFKQEDADGLPPVPGDHLSVNPETVNGYMELLYTYNRQTDLNQLKSL
- a CDS encoding Rdx family protein, with product MHTISIEYCTMUGYLNKAVGLAERVLERHPQSITSFNLIPSSGGVYEVKFDDELIFSKKELERFPEENEVEKIVRERL
- a CDS encoding tRNA threonylcarbamoyladenosine dehydratase; amino-acid sequence: MLNQFSRTQLLIGKEGMETLQNSRIAVFGIGGVGGFAVEALVRSGVKTFDLFDDDLVCLTNLNRQVIATRKTVGKYKVDVMKERILEINPKCTVNIYKTFFLPNNSVEVDFSQYDYVIDAVDTISAKIELVLRAEEANVPIISAMGAGNKMDPTKLEITDIYKTSMCPLARVMRRELRKRGVKKLKVIYSTEKPLELFKDKGNSCRTNCICPQAAKRTCTIRRDIPGSNSFVPSTTGLIAASEVVRDLTQIA